In the genome of Triticum urartu cultivar G1812 chromosome 5, Tu2.1, whole genome shotgun sequence, one region contains:
- the LOC125510946 gene encoding PITH domain-containing protein At3g04780, which yields MATAPAPTAAAPAPAAAAAAAPSASVPRGQVDLVDFIDWTGVECLNQDPAHAIANALKQGYREDEGLHLASDSDEQLLIYIPFMQVIKLHSALFKGPEEEGPKTVKLFSNREHMGFSNVNDFPPSDSVDLSSSHLLEGKPVTLKYVKFQNVRSLTMFIEDNQSGADITKIQKIALYGTTVDTTNMKDLKKIEEH from the exons ATGGCCACCGCGCCCGCGCCGACCGCAGCCGcccccgcgcccgccgccgccgccgcggccgcccCGTCCGCGTCGGTGCCGCGCGGGCAGGTGGATCTGGTCGACTTCATCGACTGGACCGGCGTCGAGTGCCTCAACCAGGACCCCGCCCATGCCATCGCCAACGCCCTCAAGCAG GGTTACAGGGAGGATGAGGGGCTGCACCTCGCCAGCGACTCCGACGAGCAGCTGCTGATCTACATCCCCTTCATGCAGGTCATCAAGCTGCATTCCGCGCTCTTCAAAGGCCCTGAGGAAGAAG GCCCAAAGACAGTTAAACTCTTCTCCAACAGAGAGCATATGGGTTTCAG CAATGTCAATGACTTTCCTCCAAGTGACAGTGTTGACCTATCATCCAGCCATTTACTGGAA GGTAAGCCTGTGACGCTGAAGTATGTGAAGTTCCAGAATGTTCGCAG CCTGACTATGTTTATCGAAGACAATCAAAGCGGAGCTGACATCACAAAAATTCAGAAGATTGCGCTTTATGGAACCAC TGTGGACACAACAAATATGAAGGACCTGAAGAAGATAGAAGAACATTAA